From Corvus cornix cornix isolate S_Up_H32 chromosome 15, ASM73873v5, whole genome shotgun sequence, one genomic window encodes:
- the LOC104688819 gene encoding BRCA1-associated protein, which produces MSVSLVVIRLELAGTSPLPAGFAYSAAAPDMAAESTGAALAAVPACLEGKGPGERAAILHQHLGRREMTDMIIETIQPPADEAKAAMERRKSLEAASAEDKTKQEDQSKECEAAPDSPSKQLPDQISFFSGNPSVEIVHGIMHLYKTNKMTSLKEDVRRSAMLCILTVPATMTSHDLMKFVASFYEVIEHMKIIRDSTPNQYMVLIKFSSQADADSFYMACNGRQFNSIEEDVCQLVYVERAEVFKSEDGASLPVMDLTELPKCTVCLERMDESVNGILTTLCNHSFHSQCLQRWEDTTCPVCRYCQTPEPVEENKCFECGVQENLWICLICGHIGCGRYVSRHAYKHFEETQHTYAMQLTNHRVWDYAGDNYVHRLVASKTDGKIVQYECEGDMCQEEKIDALQLEYSYLLTSQLESQRIYWENKIVRIEKDTAEEINNMKTKFKETIEKCDSLEQRLNDLLKEKQSVERKCSQLNNKVAKLSNELKEEQELNKCLRANQALLQNKLKEEERVLKETCEQKDLQISEIQEQLRDVMFYLETQQKINHLPAETRQEIQEGQINIAVASSASSSTAGTGKPSSRRGRGKRGK; this is translated from the exons ATGAGCGTGTCCCTGGTCGTGATCCGGCTGGAGCTGGCCGGGACCTCCCCGCTGCCCGCGGGCTTCGCCTACAGCGCGGCCG CTCCGGACATGGCAGCGGAGAGCACCGGCGCGGCCCTCGCCGCCGTGCCCGCCTGCCTGGAGGGGAAGGGCCCCGGGGAGCGGGCGGCCATCCTGCACCAGCACCTGGGCCGCAGGGAGATGACCGACATGATCATCGAGACCATCCAGCCGCCCGCAG ATGAAGCAAAAGCTGCCATGGAAAGAAGGAAGTCCTTGGAAGCTGCATCAGCTGAGGACAAAACTAAACAGGAGGATCAAAGCAAGGAGTGTGAGGCTGCTCCAGACTCGCCTTCCAAACAGCTCCCTGACCAGATCTCCTTCTTCAGCGGGAACCCCTCGGTTGAAATCGTTCATGGAATTATGCACCTGTACAAAACAAA caaGATGACGTCCCTGAAGGAGGATGTGCGGCGCAGTGCCATGCTCTGCATCCTCACTGTGCCCGCCACCATGACCAGCCACGACCTCATGAAGTTTGTGGCCTCCTTCTATGAGGTGATCGAGCACATGAAGATCATTCGAGACTCCACCCCGAACCAGTACATGGTGCTCATCAAGTTCAGCTCCCAG gcTGATGCAGACAGTTTCTACATGGCCTGCAATGGCCGGCAGTTCAACTCCATCGAGGAGGACGTTTGCCAGCTCGTGTATGTGGAAAGGGCTGAAGTCTTCAAGTCAGAAGAT GGAGCCAGCCTGCCTGTGATGGACCTGACAGAGCTGCCCAAGTGCACCGTGTGCCTGGAGAGGATGGATGAGTCCGTGAACGGGATCCTCACCACGCTGTGCAACCACAGCTTCCACAGCCAGTGCCTGCAGCGCTGGGAGGACACCAC GTGCCCTGTGTGCAGGTACTGCCAGACTCCAGAGCCCGTGGAAGAGAACAAGTGTTTTGAGTGTGGAGTTCAAGAA AACCTGTGGATCTGTCTGATCTGCGGGCACATCGGCTGCGGGCGCTACGTGAGCCGCCACGCCTACAAGCACTTTGAGGAGACGCAGCACACGTACGCCATGCAGCTCACCAACCACCGCGTCTGGGACTATGCCGGGG ACAACTACGTCCACAGGCTGGTGGCAAGCAAAACTGATGGCAAGATAGTTCAGTATGAGTGTGAGGGGGATATGTGCCAGGAGGAGAAAATTGATGCCTTACAATTAGAG TATTCCTACTTGCTGACGAGCCAGCTGGAATCCCAACGGATCTATTGGGAAAACAAGATTGTCCGCATCGAGAAGGACACAGCTGAAGAg attAACAACATGAAGACCAAATTTAAAGAGACCATTGAGAAGTGTGACAGTCTGGAACAGCGGCTCAATGACTTGCTCAAAGAAAAGCAATCAGTGGAGAGGAA GTGTTCCCAGCTGAACAACAAAGTGGCAAAACTCTCCAACGAGctgaaggaggagcaggagctgaacaAGTGCTTGCGAGCAAACCAGGCCTTGCTGCAGAACAAactgaaggaggaggagagagtgTTAAAGGAAACCTGTGAGCAGAAGGACCTGCAGATCTCCGagatccaggagcagctgagggatgTCATGTTCTACCTGGAGACGCAACAGAAAATCAACCACCTCCCAGCTGAGACCCGCCAGGAGATCCAGGAAGGACAGATCAACATTGCAGTGGCatcttctgccagctcctccaCAGCAGGCACGGGCAAACCTTCCTCCAGGAGAGGCCGTGGCAAGAGGGGGAAATGA
- the ACAD10 gene encoding acyl-CoA dehydrogenase family member 10 isoform X1, with translation MYLRSAACAQNLLCAGIRQLLLTQQRSRAFSYKAVIFEESGVLLPAPHRTATDWEAQSCIPAGTIQQAAVSGGENSLSLKYSRGELTAVEFLQELGQQCFEIANVRVPVDSFLWDLIRNEMIKQLPIMAEAAQCIRAEGLKTALLSHNLCLGDGERFLPPDQQHFDVMVESHQEGMPRPNPGIYKLCLERLGVQPQESILLDSSSQNLKAAAQLGMKTVKVDDPEAALKELETHLGFPLRGFVPYTRSVRPGMEIPKDRLQEYLEDVLGAHPTAPLELRQFDHGESTRSYLVKFGGRLLVLKKEEEPPDGPSGPSVPREYRVLKALSAAGVPVPPVLALCEDRSILGTPFYLLEHCAGHIHRAVALPAVPPRRRRACYGAMARVLARIHSLDLGAAKLQDLREHGNYIQQQVETWTKQYRAVETHVIPAMERLIQWLPLHFPDSQKTTVVHGDFRMDHLVFHPDRPEVLAVLGWKFATLGDPMCDLANSCMSFFLPAHFSAHRGLRKCDLGHLGIPTAEEYSQMYCCHMGVKHPENWNFYLAFAFFRLAVMLQGRLRGSLAGRPAPGDSSPKDAEFVAELAWDFAIKEGFRVFENLPPTKLLARHSSTWAGQGPFLSRSYSTWARPGAAPVPRVPLGTPSSLLGMAQGLCCKLENMGIQLDFPSSHSRRTPCSLPELQVPGAENLHSADPSPALPSDLSSTSG, from the exons ATGTACCTGAGGAGCGCTGCCTGTGCCCAGAACCTTCTCTGTGCTGGAATCCGGCAGCTCCTGCTGACCCAGCAGCGATCCAGAGCGTTCTCTTACAAAGCTGTGATCTTTGAGGAGAGCggggtgctgctcccagcccctcacaggACAGCCACAG ACTGGGAGGCTCAGAGCTGTATTCCAGCCGGCACCATCCAGCAAGCTGCAGTGTCTGGAGGGgagaacagcctctctctcaAGTATTCCAGAGGAGAGCTGACAGCTGTGGAGTTTCTGCAGGAATTGGGACAGCAGTGCTTTGAGATT GCAAATGTCCGTGTTCCAGTGGACTCTTTTCTCTGGGATTTAATCCGAAATGAGATGATAAAACAGCTCCCCATAATGGCAGAAGCAGCTCAGTGTATCCGGGCAGAAGGGCTTaagacagctctgctgagccacAATTTGTGCCTGGGGGATGGAGAGAGGTTTCTGCCCCCGGACCAACAGCACTTTGATGTG ATGGTTGAATCACATCAGGAAGGGATGCCCAGGCCAAATCCTGGGATCTACAAGCTGTGCTTGGAGCGCCTGGGTGTCCAGCCACAGGAATCCATCctgctggacagcagcagccagaaccTGAAGGCAGCAGCCCAGCTTGGCATGAAAACAGTGAAG GTTGATGATCCAGAAGCAGCACTCAAAGAGCTGGAAACCCATCTGGGGTTTCCTTTGCGAGGGTTTGTTCCCTATACTCGTTCAGTGAGACCAGGCATGGAAATCCCAAAGGATCGTCTGCAGGAGTACCTTGAAGATGTTCTTGGTGCCCATCCAACAG CCCCACTGGAGTTACGGCAGTTCGACCACGGAGAGTCCACCCGGAGCTATTTGGTGAAGTTTGGAGGTCGTTTGCTGGTgctgaagaaggaggaggagccTCCCGATGGCCCCTCAGGCCCTTCTGTCCCAAGGGAATACAG GGTCCTGAAggctctctctgcagctggtgTTCCTGTGCCCCCTGTGCTTGCTCTCTGTGAGGACAGAAG CATCCTTGGCACACCTTTCTACCTGCTGGAGCACTGTGCTGGCCACATCCACCGCGCCGTGGCCCTGCCCGCGGTGCCGCCGCGCCGGCGCCGCGCCTGCTACGGTGCCATGGCACGTGTCCTGGCCAGGATCCACAGCCTGGACCTCGGAGCAGCCAAGCTGCAGGACCTCAGGGAGCATG GAAATTACATCCAGCAGCAGGTTGAGACCTGGACAAAGCAGTATCGAGCTGTGGAAACTCATGTTATCCCAGCGATGGAGAGGCTCATCCAGTGGCTGCCTCTGCATTTTCCTGACTCCCAGAAGACAACAGTGGTGCACGGTGATTTCAG GATGGACCACCTGGTCTTTCATCCAGACAGGCCAGAagtccttgctgtgctgggctggaagTTTGCCACTCTAGGAGATCCTATGTGTGATTTGGCGAATAGCTGTATGAGCTTCTTCCTGCCAGCCCACTTTAGTGCTCACAGAG GCTTGAGGAAGTGTGACTTGGGGCACCTGGGAATTCCCACGGCAGAGGAGTATTCCCAGATGTACTGTTGCCACATGGGAGTGAAGCACCCGGAGAACTGGAATTTCTACCTGGCCTTTGCCTTTTTCCGCCTGGCTGTGATGCTGCAGGGACGTCTCCGTGGCTCCCTGGCAG GGAGGCCAGCTCCAGGTGACAGCAGCCCCAAGGATGCAGAGTTTGTGGCTGAGCTGGCTTGGGATTTTGCCATAAAAGAAGGATTCCGTGTGTTTGAGAACCTCCCCCCCACAAAGCTGCTCGCACGACATTCCAGCACCTGGGCTGGGCAAGGGCCGTTCCTGAGCAGGAGTTACAGCACCTGGGCACGGCCTGGggcagcccctgtgcccagagTCCCCCTGGGCACTCCCAGCAGCCTGTTGGGGATGGCTCAGGGTCTTTGCTGCAAGCTGGAAAATATGGGCATCCAGTTGGACTTTCCGAGTTCCCATTCCAGAAGGACTCCATGTTCTCTGCCAGAACTGCAG GTCCCTGGAGCAGAAAATCTCCACAGTGCagatcccagcccagcacttCCCTCAGACCTGAGCTCCACGTCTGGCTGA
- the ACAD10 gene encoding acyl-CoA dehydrogenase family member 10 isoform X2, with translation MIKQLPIMAEAAQCIRAEGLKTALLSHNLCLGDGERFLPPDQQHFDVMVESHQEGMPRPNPGIYKLCLERLGVQPQESILLDSSSQNLKAAAQLGMKTVKVDDPEAALKELETHLGFPLRGFVPYTRSVRPGMEIPKDRLQEYLEDVLGAHPTAPLELRQFDHGESTRSYLVKFGGRLLVLKKEEEPPDGPSGPSVPREYRVLKALSAAGVPVPPVLALCEDRSILGTPFYLLEHCAGHIHRAVALPAVPPRRRRACYGAMARVLARIHSLDLGAAKLQDLREHGNYIQQQVETWTKQYRAVETHVIPAMERLIQWLPLHFPDSQKTTVVHGDFRMDHLVFHPDRPEVLAVLGWKFATLGDPMCDLANSCMSFFLPAHFSAHRGLRKCDLGHLGIPTAEEYSQMYCCHMGVKHPENWNFYLAFAFFRLAVMLQGRLRGSLAGRPAPGDSSPKDAEFVAELAWDFAIKEGFRVFENLPPTKLLARHSSTWAGQGPFLSRSYSTWARPGAAPVPRVPLGTPSSLLGMAQGLCCKLENMGIQLDFPSSHSRRTPCSLPELQVPGAENLHSADPSPALPSDLSSTSG, from the exons ATGATAAAACAGCTCCCCATAATGGCAGAAGCAGCTCAGTGTATCCGGGCAGAAGGGCTTaagacagctctgctgagccacAATTTGTGCCTGGGGGATGGAGAGAGGTTTCTGCCCCCGGACCAACAGCACTTTGATGTG ATGGTTGAATCACATCAGGAAGGGATGCCCAGGCCAAATCCTGGGATCTACAAGCTGTGCTTGGAGCGCCTGGGTGTCCAGCCACAGGAATCCATCctgctggacagcagcagccagaaccTGAAGGCAGCAGCCCAGCTTGGCATGAAAACAGTGAAG GTTGATGATCCAGAAGCAGCACTCAAAGAGCTGGAAACCCATCTGGGGTTTCCTTTGCGAGGGTTTGTTCCCTATACTCGTTCAGTGAGACCAGGCATGGAAATCCCAAAGGATCGTCTGCAGGAGTACCTTGAAGATGTTCTTGGTGCCCATCCAACAG CCCCACTGGAGTTACGGCAGTTCGACCACGGAGAGTCCACCCGGAGCTATTTGGTGAAGTTTGGAGGTCGTTTGCTGGTgctgaagaaggaggaggagccTCCCGATGGCCCCTCAGGCCCTTCTGTCCCAAGGGAATACAG GGTCCTGAAggctctctctgcagctggtgTTCCTGTGCCCCCTGTGCTTGCTCTCTGTGAGGACAGAAG CATCCTTGGCACACCTTTCTACCTGCTGGAGCACTGTGCTGGCCACATCCACCGCGCCGTGGCCCTGCCCGCGGTGCCGCCGCGCCGGCGCCGCGCCTGCTACGGTGCCATGGCACGTGTCCTGGCCAGGATCCACAGCCTGGACCTCGGAGCAGCCAAGCTGCAGGACCTCAGGGAGCATG GAAATTACATCCAGCAGCAGGTTGAGACCTGGACAAAGCAGTATCGAGCTGTGGAAACTCATGTTATCCCAGCGATGGAGAGGCTCATCCAGTGGCTGCCTCTGCATTTTCCTGACTCCCAGAAGACAACAGTGGTGCACGGTGATTTCAG GATGGACCACCTGGTCTTTCATCCAGACAGGCCAGAagtccttgctgtgctgggctggaagTTTGCCACTCTAGGAGATCCTATGTGTGATTTGGCGAATAGCTGTATGAGCTTCTTCCTGCCAGCCCACTTTAGTGCTCACAGAG GCTTGAGGAAGTGTGACTTGGGGCACCTGGGAATTCCCACGGCAGAGGAGTATTCCCAGATGTACTGTTGCCACATGGGAGTGAAGCACCCGGAGAACTGGAATTTCTACCTGGCCTTTGCCTTTTTCCGCCTGGCTGTGATGCTGCAGGGACGTCTCCGTGGCTCCCTGGCAG GGAGGCCAGCTCCAGGTGACAGCAGCCCCAAGGATGCAGAGTTTGTGGCTGAGCTGGCTTGGGATTTTGCCATAAAAGAAGGATTCCGTGTGTTTGAGAACCTCCCCCCCACAAAGCTGCTCGCACGACATTCCAGCACCTGGGCTGGGCAAGGGCCGTTCCTGAGCAGGAGTTACAGCACCTGGGCACGGCCTGGggcagcccctgtgcccagagTCCCCCTGGGCACTCCCAGCAGCCTGTTGGGGATGGCTCAGGGTCTTTGCTGCAAGCTGGAAAATATGGGCATCCAGTTGGACTTTCCGAGTTCCCATTCCAGAAGGACTCCATGTTCTCTGCCAGAACTGCAG GTCCCTGGAGCAGAAAATCTCCACAGTGCagatcccagcccagcacttCCCTCAGACCTGAGCTCCACGTCTGGCTGA